The following coding sequences are from one Triticum dicoccoides isolate Atlit2015 ecotype Zavitan chromosome 4A, WEW_v2.0, whole genome shotgun sequence window:
- the LOC119286197 gene encoding protein ROOT PRIMORDIUM DEFECTIVE 1-like, whose translation MASKLFSPKNLRIFSPRPHMLDEAFCYGPFNRSMQRRWKKPVDSARTRLEGRTRDHRLDKLMLQLKNLRLALDLHAVISQQRNGYASLQLLLRWRREIGLNTEIGAFLKKYPHIFEIYVHPVKRNHCCRITRKMADLVAEEDAVLRENEPAVVQRLKKLLMMSTDGTLNMHALWLIRKELGLPDDYRSSMLPNHQSDFSLETPDTLTLISRRDENLAVASVEEWRDKEYTEKWLAEYETKYAFPVNFPTGFKIEKGFREKLKNWQRLPYTKPYEKNDLHPITNAERLEKRIVGILHELLSSTVEKMVPLERLSHFRRPFSMEVNLRELLLKHPGIFYISTKGSTQTVLLRESYNKGCLLEPNPVYSVRRKMLDLILAGCRGIVQTENAISLVEEDSQGSSQNHTCQVDNMNSMSESESDSSVEPFS comes from the coding sequence ATGGCATCCAAGCTATTCAGTCCAAAAAATCTGCGCATCTTCTCCCCGAGGCCGCACATGCTGGATGAGGCGTTCTGTTACGGGCCGTTTAACCGTAGTATGCAGAGGAGGTGGAAGAAGCCGGTGGACTCAGCACGGACCCGCCTGGAGGGCAGAACAAGGGACCATAGGCTGGACAAGCTGATGCTCCAACTCAAGAACCTGAGGCTCGCCTTGGATTTGCATGCCGTGATATCCCAGCAGAGGAACGGCTACGCGTCCCTCCAGCTCCTTCTGAGGTGGAGGCGTGAGATCGGTCTCAACACCGAGATCGGCGCTTTCCTCAAGAAATACCCCCACATTTTCGAGATTTACGTGCACCCTGTCAAAAGGAACCATTGCTGCAGGATCACCCGAAAGATGGCTGATTTGGTCGCGGAAGAAGACGCTGTCCTCAGGGAAAATGAGCCGGCCGTGGTTCAGCGGCTCAAGAAACTTCTCATGATGTCTACCGATGGAACTCTCAATATGCATGCGTTATGGCTCATAAGGAAGGAGCTTGGCCTGCCCGATGACTACAGGTCTTCTATGCTGCCAAACCATCAGTCTGATTTTTCTCTTGAAACCCCTGATACCCTGACTTTGATCAGTCGTAGGGATGAGAATCTGGCTGTTGCTAGTGTCGAAGAATGGAGGGACAAGGAGTATACAGAAAAATGGTTAGCGGAATATGAGACCAAATATGCTTTTCCAGTAAACTTCCCTACAGGCTTTAAGATTGAGAAAGGTTTTAGGGAAAAGCTTAAGAATTGGCAGAGGCTTCCCTACACCAAACCTTACGAGAAGAATGATTTGCATCCAATCACCAACGCTGAGAGGCTTGAGAAACGTATTGTTGGTATTCTTCATGAACTCTTAAGCTCGACAGTCGAAAAGATGGTGCCACTTGAGAGGTTGTCACATTTCAGGAGACCATTTTCGATGGAGGTAAACTTGCGGGAACTTCTTCTTAAGCACCCTGGCATTTTCTACATCTCGACTAAAGGAAGCACACAAACTGTGCTTCTTAGGGAGAGTTATAATAAAGGATGTTTGCTTGAGCCAAACCCTGTTTATAGCGTGCGAAGGAAAATGCTAGATCTGATTTTGGCTGGATGTCGTGGCATTGTTCAAACTGAAAATGCCATCTCGCTTGTTGAGGAGGATAGCCAGGGAAGCAGTCAGAATCACACATGCCAGGTGGATAACATGAATTCCATGTCAGAGTCTGAAAGTGACTCCTCTGTAGAGCCATTTTCTTGA